One stretch of Clavelina lepadiformis chromosome 6, kaClaLepa1.1, whole genome shotgun sequence DNA includes these proteins:
- the LOC143461747 gene encoding superoxide dismutase [Cu-Zn]-like: protein MVIQAVCVLVGATGSGTVTFTQPSAGEPVTITGTLTKLKPGKHGFHIHEYGDHTSGCTSTGGHFNPQNVDHGAPTDPDTKRHYGDLGNVIADKFGKAEVNITDSLVTLTGVTSVIGRAVVVHADEDDLGQGGFSDSKTTGHAGGRLACGVIGIAKES, encoded by the coding sequence ATGGTAATTCAAGCTGTTTGTGTATTGGTTGGTGCGACGGGAAGTGGAACCGTTACATTCACACAACCTAGCGCAGGAGAACCGGTCACTATCACTGGAACACTGACCAAATTGAAGCCAGGAAAGCATGGTTTTCACATTCATGAATATGGAGACCACACTAGTGGATGCACGAGTACAGGCGGTCACTTCAATCCTCAAAATGTCGATCATGGTGCTCCAACTGATCCAGACACCAAACGTCATTACGGAGATTTGGGAAATGTGATTGCGGATAAATTTGGAAAAGCAGAAGTCAACATCACTGACAGTTTGGTGACTCTTACTGGCGTCACTTCTGTGATAGGAAGAGCAGTGGTTGTCCATGCTGATGAAGATGACTTGGGTCAAGGAGGCTTTTCAGATAGCAAGACCACTGGTCATGCTGGGGGCCGTCTCGCCTGTGGCGTGATTGGCATTGCCAAGGAAAGTTAA
- the LOC143461526 gene encoding putative amidohydrolase YtcJ produces MSKILLYNAKIWRRGRSLYSWMVFDQNLGQVLECGNNAPPSCSFKEKIDLKEQWVFPGFHDSHMHVTDTGKSLVKKNYDLGLPKTVAEFKNRLKEFANETTSDGTWIEGTGWDHTIMDRMPTCDDIDEVIPDHPVVLYRVCIHIAVVNSKAMNIAGITLDTKDPENGALDRFPEDHPKCGQRNGVLREDGGLNLILKHIPPCSSEEKKKHILAALNKCMKQGLTSVHTCDSNYWNEYVELAKLNLLPIHCYCSPFAIDIGTSNFPSQPGESYNNLTCDFVKVFIDGALGTETAALSMPYINKNQDGSDNYGVMQKTYEEFKSLMCKINEMGFRLEIHVIGDQAAKTALDLLEDCNVSPSKRPIFVHCQILSPDLIKRMKERGAVATLQPSFVPTDAAWIKNRLPEGLLPFMYPSKSLLKEGVVCGGSSDSPVETTDPLQGLYDAIFRKAADGTVLRSEECLSFAEAVDMYTVGSAYADGVENFKGQLEANFRADFIVLDVGKDENGDIIDVPEAPQALKQTKVKEVWVGGIRKVGGFV; encoded by the coding sequence ATGagtaaaatattgttgtaTAATGCTAAAATATGGAGAAGGGGTAGAAGTCTTTACTCTTGGATGGTCTTTGACCAAAATCTTGGTCAAGTTTTGGAGTGTGGTAATAACGCTCCACCAAGTTGTTCATTTAAGGAgaaaattgatttgaaagAGCAATGGGTTTTTCCTGGATTCCATGATTCACATATGCATGTTACTGACActggaaaaagtttggttaagAAAAATTATGATCTTGGACTACCAAAGACCGTAGCAGAATTTAAGAATCGTCTGAAAGAGTTTGCTAATGAAACTACTTCAGATGGAACTTGGATTGAAGGTACCGGCTGGGACCATACCATCATGGATAGGATGCCAACTTGTGATGATATTGATGAGGTTATCCCTGATCATCCAGTAGTATTGTATCGCGTTTGTATACATATCGCTGTCGTAAACAGCAAGGCAATGAATATCGCAGGAATCACTTTGGATACTAAAGACCCTGAAAATGGAGCATTGGATCGTTTTCCAGAGGATCATCCTAAATGTGGTCAAAGAAACGGGGTCTTAAGGGAAGATGGTGGCTTAAATCTCATTTTGAAGCACATTCCTCCATGTTCAAGTGAAGAGaagaaaaaacacattttagcTGCCCTTAATAAATGCATGAAACAAGGCCTTACCAGTGTTCATACATGTGACAGTAATTATTGGAATGAGTACGTCGAACTTGCAAAACTAAACCTTCTTCCGATTCATTGCTACTGCTCCCCTTTCGCAATTGATATCGGGACGTCGAATTTTCCTTCTCAACCTGGAGAAAGTTACAATAACCTGACATGTGATTTTGTTAAGGTCTTTATTGATGGTGCTCTTGGTACAGAGACAGCTGCTCTTTCTATGCCTTACATCAACAAAAATCAAGATGGCAGTGACAACTATGGTGTGATGCAAAAAACCTATGAAGAGTTTAAATCTCTTATGTGTAAGATAAACGAGATGGGATTCAGGCTAGAGATTCATGTTATTGGTGACCAGGCTGCAAAGACTGCATTAGACTTACTTGAAGATTGTAATGTGTCACCGTCAAAGCGTCCGATTTTTGTACATTGCCAGATTTTAAGTCCTGATTTGATCAAACGTATGAAAGAGCGTGGCGCTGTTGCTACCTTGCAGCCCTCCTTTGTTCCTACGGATGCGGCTTGGATCAAAAATCGCTTGCCGGAAGGCTTGCTTCCGTTTATGTACCCAAGTAAAAGCTTACTGAAGGAAGGTGTAGTATGTGGTGGTAGCAGTGACTCGCCAGTAGAAACAACCGATCCTTTACAAGGGTTATACGATGCCATTTTTAGAAAAGCTGCTGATGGTACTGTTCTGAGGTCTGAGGAATGCCTCAGTTTTGCAGAGGCTGTTGATATGTATACTGTTGGATCAGCGTATGCTGATGGGGTGGAAAACTTTAAAGGTCAGCTGGAAGCAAATTTTCGAGCTGATTTCATTGTACTTGATGTTGGAAAGGATGAAAATGGTGACATTATTGATGTGCCCGAAGCTCCACAGGCACTAAAACAGACTAAAGTCAAGGAGGTTTGGGTAGGTGGGATAAGGAAAGTAGGCGGATTTGTGTAG
- the LOC143461525 gene encoding pre-rRNA 2'-O-ribose RNA methyltransferase FTSJ3-like: MGKQKMKAKARKDKYYHLAKETGYRARSAFKLLQLNKKFSFLQSSQVLVDLCAAPGGWLQVASEHMPMSSIIIGVDLVPIRPIPRCITFQDDITKESCRSQIKRELHTWKVDCFLHDGAPNVGKNWLHDAYSQSVLTLHSLKLASEFLRKGGWFITKVFRSKDYQALMWVFGQLFTKVHATKPQASRNVSAEIFVVCQGFKAPDKIDKKFFEPKSVFQEVEGKTREISILDFEPKKKKPKAKGYEGDKDTLFQKKSVSEFLECSNPLKFLSEVYELKFYDPDQEKDPLVTEDILANVKDIRSLGKKEIKALLNWHKKFRKQQHSSIPVEEVVESESSSEDSDEEMERKIQEIKETEAKTLKKKKRTVIKERNKLRERMSHMAQSTTVQDDMELFALDKIKSAKQLSSVMEVDGVPSDLSGSDAESGDEDAEISGSEESVVHDEDADEDEDESKEKPNPLLSDDAEKPESKLWFNKEIFKQIEEEMDEVGEVEHAEKYYKHKNAMKPKEKLNNEDSGMVDDEEIQQRLEAYDSDSSDSDYDVEKERMQNKDNLLKGVGGINGKIDAEGLALGTVIVTSRKQKREVIDDSFNRYTFNEAEGDLPDWFVEDERKRVRRTNLDNHISKDLVDFYKSKDTNINVRTIKKVAEAKARKKKKLMKKVDKARKQAEGISDTKDMSNKEKAAHIKGIYKKAGLLKKQKEETTYVFAKRGTGKRVRRPPGVSGKFKVVDKRMKKDLRSDKGKTSKSKRKMGPSGKGKKKH, translated from the coding sequence ATGGGTAAACAAAAGATGAAAGCAAAAGCGCGGAAGGACAAATACTACCATTTGGCCAAAGAAACTGGGTACAGGGCCAGATCTGCATTTAAGCTTCTACAGCtcaataaaaagtttagcTTCTTGCAGTCTTCACAAGTCCTTGTTGATCTCTGTGCTGCTCCTGGTGGATGGCTGCAGGTGGCCTCCGAGCACATGCCCATGTCAAGTATAATTATCGGTGTCGATCTCGTCCCCATTCGACCAATTCCACGATGTATAACGTTTCaagatgacatcacaaaagaAAGCTGCCGATCGCAAATCAAACGAGAGCTTCACACTTGGAAAGTTGACTGTTTTCTTCACGATGGAGCTCCTAATGTTGGAAAAAATTGGCTGCATGATGCCTACTCTCAGTCAGTATTGACACTCCACTCCCTCAAGCTTGCATCAGAGTTCTTGAGAAAAGGTGGATGGTTTATCACCAAAGTATTCAGATCAAAAGACTACCAGGCGTTAATGTGGGTATTTGGTCAGTTATTCACTAAGGTTCATGCCACAAAGCCTCAAGCTTCCAGAAACGTATCTgctgaaatttttgttgtttgtcaaGGGTTCAAAGCTCCTgataaaattgacaaaaaattttttgagcCTAAATCTGTGTTTCAAGAAGTTGAAGGTAAAACTCGTGAGATTAGTATTCTTGATTTTGAACCAAAGAAGAAAAAGCCAAAAGCGAAAGGTTATGAAGGTGACAAGGACACATTGTTCCAAAAGAAGTCAGTGTCTGAATTTCTGGAATGTAGTAATCCCTTGAAATTTTTGAGCGAAGTGTACGAACTAAAGTTTTATGATCCAGACCAAGAAAAGGATCCACTTGTAACAGAAGACATCCTTGCCAATGTTAAAGATATAAGGAGCTTAGGTAAAAAGGAAATCAAAGCTTTGCTTAACTGGCACAAAAAGTTTAGAAAGCAACAGCATTCCTCAATTCCAGTTGAAGAAGTCGTGGAATCTGAATCTTCATCTGAAGACAGTGATGAGGAAATGGAAAGAAAAATTCAAGAAATAAAGGAAACCGAAGCGAAAACtcttaaaaagaaaaagagaacTGTAATCAAAGAGAGAAACAAACTTCGTGAAAGAATGAGCCACATGGCCCAGTCAACAACTGTTCAAGATGATATGGAACTTTTTGCTCTTGACAAAATAAAGTCGGCAAAGCAATTGTCATCAGTTATGGAAGTGGATGGAGTTCCATCAGATCTTTCTGGATCCGATGCTGAATCTGGTGATGAAGATGCTGAGATTAGTGGATCTGAGGAGTCTGTTGTTCATGATGAGGATGCCGATGAAGATGAAGATGAATCAAAGGAAAAACCAAACCCACTTCTTTCGGATGATGCTGAAAAACCAGAATCAAAGCTCTGGtttaacaaagaaattttcaagCAAATAGAAGAAGAAATGGATGAAGTTGGTGAAGTTGAACACgctgaaaaatattacaaacataaaaatgctATGAAGCCGAAGGAAAAGTTGAACAATGAAGACTCAGGAATGGTCGATGATGAAGAAATACAACAGAGACTTGAAGCATATGACAGTGACTCTTCAGACAGCGATTATGATGTCGAAAAGGAGAGAAtgcaaaataaagacaatCTGCTTAAAGGGGTTGGTGGTATCAATGGAAAAATTGATGCAGAAGGTCTTGCATTGGGAACAGTAATTGTGACTTCAAGAAAACAGAAACGAGAGGTTATTGATGATTCCTTCAACAGATACACCTTTAATGAGGCAGAAGGCGATTTACCTGACTGGTTTGTTGAAGATGAAAGGAAGAGAGTTAGAAGAACTAATCTTGATAACCATATCTCAAAAGATCTCGTGGACTTTTATAAGTCAAAGGACACAAACATCAATGTGAGAACCATAAAGAAAGTCGCAGAGGCAAAAGCTCGTAAGAAGAAGAAGTTGATGAAGAAAGTGGACAAGGCTCGCAAACAAGCCGAAGGTATTTCAGATACAAAGGACATGTCTAACAAAGAAAAGGCCGCTCACATTAAAggaatttacaaaaaagcTGGTTTGTTGAAGAAACAAAAGGAAGAAACCACTTATGTTTTTGCCAAACGTGGTACGGGAAAGCGTGTGCGCCGGCCACCTGGTGTTAGTGGAAAGTTTAAAGTAGTAGATAAGCGCATGAAGAAAGACTTGCGATCGGACAAAGGCAAAACTTCCAAATCAAAACGAAAAATGGGGCCGTCTGGTAAAGGGAAAaagaaacattaa